Below is a window of Streptobacillus ratti DNA.
GATGGTGGGAAAACTTGGAAAACTAAAACTGGAATAAGTTTTAATGATGTTTGGAAATACGGTAATAAAACACAACCTCAAAAGTGGAGAAGAAGATTAATGGATCCCACTTTATTATACAATCATTTAACAGATGAAATACTTTCATTACATGGTTCTTGGAATGAGTTTGCCAATAGTGGTCAAGGAGGTAATTGGTTTCAAAATAGAGAAGATTACTACAATAGAGAAATTTGGGCAGCTTTGATGCACAAATCAACAGATGGTGGACAAACTTGGGAAAGAACTCATAAATTTGATAAAAATAATAATGGTTTATTTAAAGAACATACTACTGATAATCCTGTAAAAGCTTTCCTTGGCGGAGTTGGAACAGGTATAGTTATGAGAGATGGAACTTTAGTAATGTCAGTTCAAACAGCACATCAATCACATAGTAATGGAAAAAATGGAAAAAAAGGTATAGGTGCAACTTTAATGTACTCACGTGATGGTGGAAAAACATGGCAAATGCCAACGATAAATAATGAGAAAATATTAATGCCTAATGGGTCATCACTTGAAAATATGTTATTTGAAATTGATGGTAAATTAGTAATTACTGGTAGAGGAACTGATAGTAGTAATACTGGTCAAGAAAAAAGTAAACATAGATGGGCATATTATACAACAGATATGGGTCAAACATGGCAAAAGTTTGAACCGTTACATACATTTCAGACTGTAACAAGTCAAGCAACACAAGGTTCTACACTTTATGTAACACTTCCTAGTGGAAAGAAAGTAATACTTGTTTCAGCTCCTGATGGAAATAATGATAGTTGGAAAAGAGGAAATCTATCACTTTATGTTTTATCAGGAAAAGATAAAAATCAAAAAAAGAAAATTGCAACTATTAAACCTGGTTCAGGAAATGCTCTAGGTGCTGGATATTCTTCACTTGCCTACAAGGGGGGGAAACTTATTTGCAGCCTATGAAGACAACGGGGATATATCTGTGAAAAATTTAACAGAGTATATTGATGAAATAGAAAAAGCTGCAACTGAATGGAATTTAGAAGATGAAAGAGCTAAGGATATAGAAACGGTTAAGAAACTTAAATCTTTAACAGAAAAACAAAAAGAGTTATTAGAACAAGCTATGATGAAAGATAATGATAGAGCATTTACTGAGGCTATGGTTTTAGATAAAGAATTAAAAGATCTTGATGAAAGTGTTAAAAAATATAGTGAAGAATTAAAAGAAAATAAGGAAGCTTTACCATCTAGTATTAGAAGATTTAATGCAGCTATAGATGAACTAAAAGGAGAAAAGAGAGATAATTTAGTAAAAGTATTAAAGGCTAGAATGATAAAGTATAATGTAGATGAAACAGGTAAGAATGTTAAAGATGTAATGAATTTTGATTTATATAAACCTATAGCTAAAAAATTTTTATATAAAAGAGTAGATATAATAGAAAATGATGATAATATATTTGCTGGTTTTGGTAGAAAAATAAGCTCAAATGATAATTATGAAAATTATTTTAAATTTGGATATAATCATGATGTGTCTAATTTAAAGCTAGGTGGATTTTTTGAAATTACTGAATCAAGAAAAAATGCAAGAAATATTTCTGTAGGGACTACTTTTAAGACAACAGTTGAGAATAAGCATACATTTAAGAATTTTCTTAGATATAGACATCAAAGTGTTTATGGTATAAAGATAAATAATAAGAATGATAGATACAATGATATTATTGTACATAATTTAGATTTTTATTCATCATATGAAACTAAATTAAATTTAAATGAAAATATAAGTATAAGTCCTAAAGCTGGAATTTTATTAACATATTCACACGATTCTTTATTAGACGAAGATGCAAGACTTGATAGAAGAATAGGTACAAGTGCAGATTTTTCAATTAAAGCAGAAGTAAGACATAAAAATATTAAGTTTAGAATTAAACCAGAGATTTTAGTAACAGATGATACACAATATATTTCTCAAAGTAACTTATCTACAAAGAGAGATAAAGCAGTTGGAGATATAATGGAATACAATATTCAATTTGGAATAAGTGCTAAAGTTAATGATGTAAATTTAGATTTTGATTTAAATGTTAATGATATTTCAAAGGATAGAAATAGAACTAATGTTAAATTAAATCTTACGGCTGGATATAACTGGTAATGACTTTAACCCTCTTTATATTAGAGGGTTTTTATTATATCCTTTTTATGATATAATTAAAAGAAAAAAGGAGTAAAAAATATGTCTACACCTTTAATGAAACAATATAATGAAATAAAAAAAGACTATATGGAATATATACTATTTTTTAGATTAGGAGATTTTTATGAGATGTTTTTTGAAGATGCAGAAATTGCTTCAAGAGTATTAGGGTTGACTCTTACATCAAGAAACAAAGAAAAAGGTATGAATATACCTCTTGCAGGTATACCTTATCATTCTTCTAAACCATATATAGCTAAACTTGTTAATGCAGGATATAAGGTGGCAATATGTGAGCAAACGGAAAATCCTAAAGATGTTAAGGGAATAGTAAAAAGAGAAGTTGTTCAAATTGTAACTTCAGGAACTATGCAAGATGTAGATTATTTAGATTCAAAATCTAATAATTATTTAGCTTGTATATATTATAGTAATCAAAATTATGCTATGTCATATTTAGATATAACTACAGGGGAATTTAAAGTATTAGAATGTGATGAAGATAATTTAATTAGTGAGATATATAAGATAGAACCAAAAGAAATATTACTTACTCAAACTTTAAAAGATAAATTTTCTAATATAATAGATAAACTTGATATAAGTATATCAATAGTTACTAAGGTAAATGATTCTGAAAAATTTTTAAAAGATTATTTTAATATAGTTTCTTTAGATAGCTACGGTATATTTGGTAAAAAAGCCATGATAGATGCTTGTGCTTGTATACTAGATTATGTTTTAGCTATGCAGTTTAATAATGAATTAACTATTAGAAAAATTGAGGTTATAAATAAATCAAAATTTGTTGAAATATCTTCATCTACATTAAGAAATTTAGAAGTTATTAAAAATCAAAGAGATAAAGCAACATATGGTTCACTTTTATGGGTGCTTGATAAATGTAAATCATCAACAGGATCAAGAAAATTAAAACAATTATTACAAAGCCCTTTACTTGATTTAGAAGAAATAAATAAAAGATATGATGATATAGAATATTTATGTAAAGAAATAATAAAAAGAGAAGAAATTAGAAATTTACTTGATAATGTATATGATATAGAAAGACTTTTAGGAAAAGTAATATTTTCAAATGAGAATGGTAAAGATATTAATGCTTTAAAGAATACAATTTATTCTAGTTTTAAGATAAAAGATTTATGGCCTGAAAAATTTGAAAATATTGACTTTAATATATTAAAAGATATATACACTAAAATAGATAGTATTTTGCTTGAAGAGGCTCCATTTTCAGTAAGAGAGGGTAACATGATTAAAAGTGGAGTTAATTCAGAATTAGATGAATTAAGAGACATTATGAATAATGGAACTAATATTTTACTTGAAATAGAAGCAAGAGAAAGAGAAAAGACAGGAATTAAAAATTTAAAAATTAAGTATAATAATATTTTTGGATATTTTATTGAAATATCTAAATCTAATTTAAATATGGTTCCTGAAACATATACTAGAAAACAAACGTTATCTAATGCAGAAAGATATATAACACAAGAAATTAAAAGTTATGAAGATAAAATAATTAATTCAAAGGCTAAGATTACTGAACTTGAATATAGTATTTTTAAAAATTTAAGTTCATATATTAAAGGTTTTAAAAACATATTTATTGAGCTTTCTAATACTTTAGCATATATAGATATATTAATTTCTTTTGCAATTACAGCACTTGAGAATAATTATACAAGACCTAACTTTAATGAGGGATATTTTGAAATTAAAAATGCAAGACATCCTGTTGTTGAAAAATTAATAGGAGATAATACTTTTATAGCTAATAATGTTTATTTTGATGATAAAGATAGATTTATTATACTTACAGGACCTAACATGTCAGGTAAATCAACTTATATGAAACAAATAGCTTTAATAAGTATCATGGCTCAAATAGGATCATTTGTACCTGCAAGTAATGCTAATTTAAATATTGTAGATAAAATTCTTACAAGAATAGGTGCAAGTGATGACATTTTATCTGGGCAATCAACATTTATGGTTGAAATGAGTGAGGTTGCAAGTATAATTAATTCAGCAACAACAAATTCCTTAATCATACTTGATGAAGTGGGTAGGGGAACATCAACTTATGATGGACTTGCTATTGCAAGTTCTATATCTAAATATATAGTTGAAAATATTAATGCAAAAGCTATATTTGCTACACATTATCATGAATTAACTGAACTTGAAAATGAATATGAAACTATTAAGAATTATAGGATAGAAGTAGAAGAAAAAAATGGTAAAGTAAACTTTTTAAGAACTATAGTTAAAGGTGGAGCAGATAGATCTTATGGTATTGAAGTTGCAAAACTTGCTGGATTACCTAAATCTATTATTAGAGAATCAACAAAATTACTTAAATCATTTGAAGTTGAAAAGAAAAATGGTCAGATATCTTTATTTGAAAATTTTGAATATGAAAATTATGATAAGATAGAAAAACTTGAAGAAACTATAGATAATTTAAATGAGAAATTAGATAAATTAAGAAATGTAGATGTTAATAATATGACACCACTTAATGCTTTAAACTTACTTATGCAGATAAAAGAAGAAATCTAATAGGAGGTTATTATGAATAGAAAAGATGATCACTTAAAATTTGCATTAGATAGTGTTAGTAATAAAAATGGTTTTGATGATTATATGTTGGAATATATATCCATTCCTTTATTTGGATTAAATGAGATAGATATTAGTACAAAAATAAGGACAGTAGAATTTGAATACCCATTTTTTATTAATGCCATTACAGGTGGAAGTGAAAAGGGGGATAAGATAAATAAGGATTTAGAATATGTATCTGAAAAAACTGGAATTTTTCTTTTTCCAGGCTCATACTCTCCTTTTTTAAATAAGGAAAAAATAGATTATCCTAAGAATAAAGGGGTAAATTTAGGTATAGATAAACCTGTTAGTTCACATTTAGAAGCAATATCTAAAACTAATGCAAAATTTTTACAAGTTCATGTAAACCTTATACAAGAAATTGTTATGCCAGAGGGGGATAGAAATTTTGAAACTTGGGAAAGTAACTTAAAAGATATACTTTCTTTGGTAAAAATACCTGTTATTTTAAAAGAAACAGGCTTTGGTATGGGTAAGGCTACCTTTATTAAAGCAAAAGAGCTAGGAGTTAAAATATTAGATATTAGTGGTAAGGGTGGAACTGATTTTTCTAAGATAGAAAATATGAGAAGATATAAAGCTAAAAGATATTATGAAGAAATAGGATATTACACTACTGAAAGCCTTGAAATAGCTAAAGAATTTAAAGATGATTTTGAAATAATTGCTAGTGGTGGAATAAGAAATCCATTAGATATTGTAAAAGCTTTATCTTTAGGAGCAAAAGCTGTAGGAATTTCAGGAGCTTTTTTAAGGATATTAGAAACTGAGGGTAAAGAAGCTTTGGTTAATACAATAAACACTTGGAAAGAAGATATTAAGAATATGATGCTTTTAACAGGTTCAAGGAATATAGAGGAATTAAGGGGTAAGATAAGAAAAAATCGTTAAAAATATGATAAGGGGGGTATTTTATTAAAAAAGAGAATCTCTATAATTTTAGAAATTCTCCATTTTTTATTTTTTAATAGATAATTTAATGTATTCTTTATTTTCTAAATAATCTTTAAGAGATTTATATTGTCTTTTTTCTTCATTTTTTTTATAAGCTATTATATATATGGGATTAGTTAATGAACCGTAAAATAGAAGTTTATCTCCTTTTTTTGCATGTTCTTTTACATTAAAAATTAGCATATGATTTTTATCATATTCTGCAATAATTCTTTCTTTTCCATTTTCTGTAATTATTAAATTACCAGTAGGTTTTTCATTAATAAAATTAGTTGTAATAAATTTTTTATCATCTATATATTGAATCATTTTGATAAGTTTTCCCTTAGAATATATTAAAGTTTCATTTTTTCTATTAATTTCTCCATCTAATATATCATTTTTATATTCTCTAGTTTCAGAAAAATTATCTGATTTGTATGTTGCTTTTCCCTCTCTTTTACCATTTTTAAATGTAATTTCTTTTGTATTATCAGGGAAAGTAAGTCTAACAGTTCCAGTTATTTCATTATTAATGTATGGATATTCTATAATTACTCCGTCAATTTCAATTTTTACATTTCCATTTTTTAAGTTATTAACTTTTTCTACTTTATTTTCTTCTAAGTAAATGTATATATTCTCTAAAAATTTTTCTTCTGATGGAGTTATATTTTTTATATCAAAAAGATATTCATAATATGATGTTTCTCCATTAGCTTTGACATATTTTATATCACCTAAAGTTATACCCTCAAATAGAGTTAAATATATCTTATCACCATTATTTTTATTAACTATAACTTGTCCAGTTACTAATTCATTTTCTTGCTTATATTCTATAATTGAATCAGGTGTTTTTAACTTAAAATACCCATTATTATTTACACCCATATATCCACTACGGATTAATTCATCTATGTGTTCAATTTGGTTACCTAAAGCCTTATTTTGAAAATATGTAATTTCTCCTATATATTTACCATTTTTATATATTTTCTCAACACCATTTAATAAACCATTTAAGTAATTACCTTTTAATAATAAGCCATTATTAGGAAGTTCAAAAGTGTATTCCCCGTTTTTTATATTATTAACATATGTACCTTTTTCTATAGAACCATCTTCTAATTTGTCTATAAATTTACCTTGTTTAAATCCATTTACAATTTTTACTTCTTCTTTTGAAAATATTAAAAATTGTAGAAATAGAATTATTACTAATATTTTTTTCATTAATTATTTTCCACCTTAACTAAAATTCCTTTTTCATTTACTCTTAATTCAGTTTCATAAGGTAAATTTAATATTTCTCTTACATTTTTATCTAAATTACATACTATACTTAATTTGTATACACCAAAATTAGAGGGGTCTTTTAAATAGTTTTCATCTTCATCTCCAGCAAAAAATCTCCAACCACTATCATTTTTTCCAAGTTTTTCTTTTTGTCTATAACAATATCCTACATTTTCACCATCAACTGTAATACGATTTGAAATTATACAACCTTGACCTGAATTAACTTTTAAATGTATAAATCCTAGGATAGCTAGTATAAGCCCTAAAATAATTAGTATATATATGAATATTTTTGGAGTGTTAAAAAATAGTAAGGCTAAAACTCCAACAAAAATAGAAATAGATCTATAAAACCATTTATTCATTTATTGCCTCCATAATATTGATAATTTATTATACCATAAAAAACATTTTTTGTTTAATATATTAAAAAGCACTTAATTTTTGAGAAAATATTTTATCCTTTTAAGTGCTTTTTATATTTAGTTATTAATTATCCAATTACCATTTTTATTATTACCAACGTTTTTTATTACTTTTTTACCTTTTAATATTTTTATATCTCTTTGTATTGTACGCATAGATACTGAAAATATTTTTGATAGTTCAAGTGTAGTAATATTTGAATTATGTTTCATTAATTCAATTATCTTATTTTGTCTGTCATTAAGATATATTATGTTCTCATTGGTGTCGTTTATATCTTCATTAGTATCATTTATACCTTTATAATTTAGATTTTTTAAAACAGAAAAGAAAGCAGTTTCCGTTGATCTAAATTCAGGTTTTAATTCTTCTCTATAATTTTCTTCAAACTCATATGATTCTATAATTTTTCTAAGTCCTGAACCACGTCTTTCCATTAAATCCATTCTTGCAAATAAATCTGCAAGAATAGGGTTTCTTCTTGTAGATGAAATATTATATGGATTTATATTTTGTATAAATGTACCATCATACATACCACCAGGAGAA
It encodes the following:
- a CDS encoding sialidase family protein — translated: MNRKMLMFFIVSTYLLNAKSGYNNGFFDDFKETNLTKVKYDNTSYPTDGVIGKPGNDGKWPGIGPNGEKEGTATLLYTRIPSMIITNDNKLIVMYDLRWQDPKAPKNTAKNEKIGADHGRIDQGISISEDGGKTWKTKTGISFNDVWKYGNKTQPQKWRRRLMDPTLLYNHLTDEILSLHGSWNEFANSGQGGNWFQNREDYYNREIWAALMHKSTDGGQTWERTHKFDKNNNGLFKEHTTDNPVKAFLGGVGTGIVMRDGTLVMSVQTAHQSHSNGKNGKKGIGATLMYSRDGGKTWQMPTINNEKILMPNGSSLENMLFEIDGKLVITGRGTDSSNTGQEKSKHRWAYYTTDMGQTWQKFEPLHTFQTVTSQATQGSTLYVTLPSGKKVILVSAPDGNNDSWKRGNLSLYVLSGKDKNQKKKIATIKPGSGNALGAGYSSLAYKGGKLICSL
- the mutS gene encoding DNA mismatch repair protein MutS, with amino-acid sequence MSTPLMKQYNEIKKDYMEYILFFRLGDFYEMFFEDAEIASRVLGLTLTSRNKEKGMNIPLAGIPYHSSKPYIAKLVNAGYKVAICEQTENPKDVKGIVKREVVQIVTSGTMQDVDYLDSKSNNYLACIYYSNQNYAMSYLDITTGEFKVLECDEDNLISEIYKIEPKEILLTQTLKDKFSNIIDKLDISISIVTKVNDSEKFLKDYFNIVSLDSYGIFGKKAMIDACACILDYVLAMQFNNELTIRKIEVINKSKFVEISSSTLRNLEVIKNQRDKATYGSLLWVLDKCKSSTGSRKLKQLLQSPLLDLEEINKRYDDIEYLCKEIIKREEIRNLLDNVYDIERLLGKVIFSNENGKDINALKNTIYSSFKIKDLWPEKFENIDFNILKDIYTKIDSILLEEAPFSVREGNMIKSGVNSELDELRDIMNNGTNILLEIEAREREKTGIKNLKIKYNNIFGYFIEISKSNLNMVPETYTRKQTLSNAERYITQEIKSYEDKIINSKAKITELEYSIFKNLSSYIKGFKNIFIELSNTLAYIDILISFAITALENNYTRPNFNEGYFEIKNARHPVVEKLIGDNTFIANNVYFDDKDRFIILTGPNMSGKSTYMKQIALISIMAQIGSFVPASNANLNIVDKILTRIGASDDILSGQSTFMVEMSEVASIINSATTNSLIILDEVGRGTSTYDGLAIASSISKYIVENINAKAIFATHYHELTELENEYETIKNYRIEVEEKNGKVNFLRTIVKGGADRSYGIEVAKLAGLPKSIIRESTKLLKSFEVEKKNGQISLFENFEYENYDKIEKLEETIDNLNEKLDKLRNVDVNNMTPLNALNLLMQIKEEI
- the fni gene encoding type 2 isopentenyl-diphosphate Delta-isomerase, translated to MNRKDDHLKFALDSVSNKNGFDDYMLEYISIPLFGLNEIDISTKIRTVEFEYPFFINAITGGSEKGDKINKDLEYVSEKTGIFLFPGSYSPFLNKEKIDYPKNKGVNLGIDKPVSSHLEAISKTNAKFLQVHVNLIQEIVMPEGDRNFETWESNLKDILSLVKIPVILKETGFGMGKATFIKAKELGVKILDISGKGGTDFSKIENMRRYKAKRYYEEIGYYTTESLEIAKEFKDDFEIIASGGIRNPLDIVKALSLGAKAVGISGAFLRILETEGKEALVNTINTWKEDIKNMMLLTGSRNIEELRGKIRKNR
- a CDS encoding DUF2185 domain-containing protein gives rise to the protein MNKWFYRSISIFVGVLALLFFNTPKIFIYILIILGLILAILGFIHLKVNSGQGCIISNRITVDGENVGYCYRQKEKLGKNDSGWRFFAGDEDENYLKDPSNFGVYKLSIVCNLDKNVREILNLPYETELRVNEKGILVKVENN